From one Desmodus rotundus isolate HL8 chromosome X, HLdesRot8A.1, whole genome shotgun sequence genomic stretch:
- the YY2 gene encoding transcription factor YY2: protein MASDNIIYITTENSEVPTEFVELHEINLEPIPLESVPPVTMETFAYEDIGGSWVQGVDDSASLVALHPLFFSQNQGDRDEETVMVQTQEEVVGYCELGDPPRSNFQAQQMGASVEEDIYFQQVLASLEASTSSSSTQSHPKKRNRSKKPSVGKQSSSSSTAAAGTAATVGSCRKWEQKEVFIKTLEGEFSVTMWSPRNEGDQETEAPVVENSPPDFSEYMKGKKLPPEGIPGMDLSDPKQLAEFTKMRPKRPKDNVPRTVACLYTGCGKMFKDIGSMRKHLSIHGPKAHICAECGKGFIESSKLKRHHLVHSGEKPFQCTFEGCGKRFSLDFNLRTHVRIHTGDKPYVCPFEGCDRKFAQSTNLKSHIFTHAKSKNSQ, encoded by the exons ATGGCCTCAGACAACATTATCTACATCACCACAGAAAACTCGGAGGTGCCTACCGAGTTTGTGGAGCTGCACGAGATCAACCTGGAGCCCATCCCTCTGGAATCTGTCCCT CCAGTGACGATGGAAACCTTTGCATATGAGGATATTGGCGGCAGTTGGGTGCAGGGTGTCGACGACAGTGCGTCTCTGGTTGCACTGCACCCGCTCTTTTTTAGCCAAAACCAAGGGGACCGCGACGAAGAAACGGTGATGGTACAAACTCAGGAGGAGGTGGTAGGCTACTGCGAGTTAGGCGACCCACCCCGTAGCAACTTCCAGGCGCAGCAAATGGGTGCCTCGGTGGAGGAAGATATCTACTTCCAGCAGGTCCTGGCTTCCCTGGAAGCGTCCACGTCGTCGTCATCGACCCAGAGCCACCCTAAGAAGCGCAACCGCAGCAAAAAGCCCAGCGTCGGTAAGCAGAGCTCCAGCAGCAGcacagccgcggctgggaca GCAGCGACAGTGGGAAGCTGCAGGAAGTGGGAGCAGAAGGAGGTGTTTATCAAAACCCTGGAGGGCGAGTTTTCAGTCACCATGTGGTCCCCACGCAATGAAGGAGACCAGGAGACTGAAGCACCGGTTGTGGAGAACTCACCACCCGATTTTTCAGAGTacatgaagggaaagaaacttccTCCTGAAGGAATACCTGGCATGGACCTGTCAGATCCCAAACAGCTGGCAGAATTTACTAAAATGAGGCCAAAAAGGCCCAAAGATAATGTTCCAAGGACAGTGGCTTGCCTTTATACGGGCTGCGGAAAGATGTTCAAAGATATTGGATCTATGAGAAAGCATCTGAGCATCCACGGTCCAAAAGCCCACATATGTGCAGAATGTGGCAAAGGTTTTATTGAGAGTTCAAAACTGAAACGACATCACCTGGTGCATTCTGGAGAGAAGCCCTTTCAGTGCACGTTTGAAGGCTGCGGAAAACGCTTTTCCCTGGATTTCAATTTGCGTACACATGTACGAATCCATACTGGTGACAAGCCTTATGTGTGCCCCTTCGAAGGTTGTGATAGGAAGTTTGCTCAGTCAACTAACCTGAAATCTCATATCTTCACGCATGCTAAGAGCAAAAATAGTcagtaa